The proteins below come from a single Chryseobacterium nepalense genomic window:
- a CDS encoding AAA family ATPase, with the protein MTQNIEKLNRVLTYVKDTFVGKDNVIDLLGICLLARENAFLYGPPGTAKSAMVRTLAKTVKDGKNFEYLLTRFTEPNEIFGPFDIRKLKEGELLTNTEGMMPEASLVFLDEIFNANSAILNSLLMALNEKIFKRGKETRHLPALMFVGASNVLPEDEALNALFDRFLIRINVDYVNPELLHQVLLAGRKLENNTETELPEILSQEIRELQNLCKTVDLKPIYEVYLNTIISLRNTGIAISDRRAVKMQNLIAASALICGRNEAVVSDLWVLKHIWDTEEQIEILEGIINRTIEKDEHPKAHPQALQNKTPDPEEVMKDVQILVEKWNSAALSFEEQNVIKDKLRYLQTRCDWIRNPEQKQYIQQEIESLWQKILQSI; encoded by the coding sequence ATGACTCAAAATATAGAAAAATTAAACCGGGTTCTCACATACGTCAAAGATACTTTTGTCGGAAAAGATAACGTCATCGATTTATTGGGAATCTGCCTGCTCGCAAGGGAAAACGCCTTTTTATACGGTCCACCGGGAACAGCTAAATCGGCGATGGTAAGGACATTAGCAAAAACCGTAAAAGATGGAAAAAACTTCGAATATCTTTTGACCCGCTTTACCGAACCGAACGAGATCTTCGGTCCTTTCGATATCAGAAAACTAAAAGAAGGAGAGTTGCTTACCAATACCGAAGGTATGATGCCCGAAGCTTCCCTGGTTTTTCTTGACGAAATTTTCAACGCAAATTCTGCCATTCTGAATTCTTTATTAATGGCTTTAAATGAAAAGATCTTTAAAAGAGGAAAAGAAACAAGGCATCTTCCGGCGCTTATGTTCGTTGGTGCCAGCAATGTCCTTCCCGAAGACGAAGCATTGAACGCCTTGTTCGACCGTTTTCTCATCAGAATCAATGTCGATTATGTAAACCCGGAGCTTCTTCATCAGGTGCTTCTGGCCGGAAGAAAACTCGAAAACAATACCGAAACGGAACTGCCGGAAATCCTTTCGCAAGAGATCAGAGAACTGCAAAATCTTTGTAAAACGGTAGATCTGAAGCCGATTTATGAAGTGTACCTCAACACGATCATCAGCCTCCGCAATACAGGAATTGCCATATCTGACCGAAGAGCCGTAAAAATGCAGAATCTTATCGCCGCAAGCGCCCTGATCTGTGGAAGAAATGAGGCTGTTGTTTCAGACCTTTGGGTGCTGAAACACATCTGGGATACGGAAGAACAGATCGAAATCCTGGAAGGCATCATCAACAGGACCATCGAGAAAGATGAACATCCGAAAGCTCATCCACAGGCACTCCAGAATAAAACCCCCGATCCCGAAGAGGTCATGAAAGATGTACAAATTCTTGTAGAGAAGTGGAATAGCGCAGCACTGAGCTTTGAAGAACAGAATGTGATCAAAGATAAACTGAGGTATCTTCAGACCCGTTGTGACTGGATCAGAAACCCTGAACAGAAACAATATATTCAACAGGAAATTGAAAGTCTATGGCAAAAGATCCTTCAGAGCATATAA
- a CDS encoding LacI family DNA-binding transcriptional regulator translates to MNKKSATIYDISKKLNVSVATVSRALNNHPRISQATKDLVTKTAKEMNYKQNNLAKALKSGETKNVGIIVPFVNTNFFSSVIRGIEEELSPFGYHVIICQSHEDVNIEKRHLNTLLNAQVDGIFMSVSRTTVDTSHIQNILDTSNTPIIFFDRKKDISGISTVTIDDYRGGYMATEHLIKEGYKNICHFSGDLNLEIYQNRLNGYKQALTDHHFQVKEENIITTGSSIEAGIEAIKTLWDRKSVPDAIFSASDFAALGACQELKKKKIKIPHEVAVIGFSNEPFTQFMELPISSVDQTPLIMGKMAGQVFLESVKESGSGISTEKKVVLAPQLYIRKSSKRK, encoded by the coding sequence ATGAATAAAAAAAGTGCCACCATCTATGATATTTCGAAGAAGCTTAACGTAAGTGTGGCAACTGTTTCGAGAGCGCTGAACAATCATCCCAGAATAAGCCAGGCCACAAAAGATCTGGTGACCAAAACGGCGAAGGAGATGAACTACAAACAGAACAATCTTGCCAAAGCTTTAAAGAGCGGGGAAACCAAAAATGTAGGGATCATCGTTCCGTTTGTCAATACCAATTTCTTTTCATCCGTGATCCGTGGAATTGAAGAAGAACTTTCTCCTTTCGGGTACCACGTCATCATCTGTCAGAGCCATGAGGATGTAAATATTGAAAAAAGACATCTCAATACCTTGCTGAATGCACAGGTAGACGGGATTTTTATGTCGGTTTCAAGAACAACCGTCGATACGTCCCATATTCAGAATATACTGGACACCAGCAATACGCCGATCATTTTTTTCGACCGTAAAAAAGATATTTCGGGAATCAGCACCGTAACCATCGATGATTACCGCGGAGGATATATGGCCACCGAACACCTAATCAAAGAAGGGTATAAAAATATCTGCCATTTTTCAGGAGATCTGAATCTTGAAATTTACCAGAACCGTTTAAACGGATATAAGCAGGCTTTAACGGATCATCATTTTCAGGTAAAAGAAGAAAATATCATCACAACAGGCAGCTCTATAGAAGCTGGCATTGAAGCAATTAAAACACTTTGGGACAGGAAGTCTGTTCCGGATGCGATTTTTTCCGCCAGTGATTTTGCAGCATTAGGTGCCTGTCAGGAACTGAAAAAGAAGAAAATAAAAATCCCGCATGAAGTGGCGGTTATCGGGTTTTCCAATGAACCTTTTACCCAGTTTATGGAGCTGCCGATAAGTTCTGTGGACCAGACACCGCTGATTATGGGTAAAATGGCGGGTCAGGTTTTTCTGGAAAGCGTAAAAGAAAGCGGATCCGGTATTTCCACGGAAAAGAAGGTTGTCCTGGCTCCTCAGTTGTACATCAGAAAATCTTCTAAAAGAAAATAA
- the deoD gene encoding purine-nucleoside phosphorylase: MSIHISAEKGQIAKVVLQPGDPLRAQFIAEKYLENAELVSKTRGIFYYTGLYKGKEITVGASGMGFPSIGIYSFELFTEYEVDTIIRIGTCGAYSTDLQLFDILNVDNAASESTYAKYAWEIEDEILPHQGSIYNTINQTAEALSLKTKSINVHSSDIFYRKDPAVPAIATKYNCPAVEMEAFGLFANAKHLGKNAATILTVTDIIPTHEKISADERERALKPMMELALESALKSL, translated from the coding sequence ATGAGTATTCACATCAGTGCAGAAAAAGGACAAATAGCCAAAGTCGTGTTACAGCCGGGAGATCCGCTTCGTGCGCAGTTTATCGCCGAAAAATATCTTGAAAATGCAGAATTGGTAAGCAAAACACGGGGCATATTTTATTATACGGGTTTATATAAAGGAAAGGAAATCACAGTAGGAGCCAGCGGAATGGGCTTTCCGAGCATCGGGATCTATTCTTTCGAGCTATTCACAGAATATGAAGTGGATACCATCATCCGGATCGGAACCTGCGGGGCATACAGCACCGATCTTCAGCTTTTCGATATTTTAAATGTAGATAATGCGGCCAGTGAAAGTACCTATGCGAAATATGCCTGGGAAATAGAAGACGAGATCCTTCCGCATCAAGGTAGCATTTACAATACCATTAACCAGACTGCAGAAGCACTTTCCCTGAAAACAAAATCCATCAACGTTCACAGCAGTGATATTTTCTACAGGAAAGATCCTGCAGTACCTGCGATTGCCACAAAATATAATTGTCCGGCAGTGGAAATGGAAGCTTTCGGATTATTTGCCAATGCAAAGCATCTAGGGAAAAACGCTGCAACCATCCTTACGGTAACAGATATTATCCCGACCCACGAAAAGATCTCTGCGGATGAAAGAGAGCGCGCTTTGAAACCGATGATGGAGCTTGCCCTGGAATCTGCGTTGAAAAGCCTTTGA
- a CDS encoding metallophosphoesterase, whose product MLNTTITSFNELNKWLSDNFYFEDGHILSIKENPLEIIVGYNTKANYKANSERHILSFKITSSNIIEWNFDKKSALLGEDNYIESIESIEVEHGICLEFFTPAIIRLTAENLVIEEQELIKTTFKPWVSDKEIFLTSDLYEIPKPEFWKQKLNKYGHHISFRYYAGDERLPNQVPYPDYQGYFIQLTDKIKHTQEGIFLKHLQIVNGKLNLSFENKDDELKNVWNNLTLILANFPNAKIHCGNCEFTGTQWKQYLSDKVLPTIE is encoded by the coding sequence ATGCTAAATACTACGATAACTTCCTTCAATGAACTTAACAAGTGGTTGTCTGACAACTTTTATTTTGAAGATGGTCACATATTATCAATAAAGGAAAATCCTTTAGAAATTATAGTTGGTTATAACACAAAAGCAAATTATAAGGCAAATTCTGAAAGACATATTTTATCTTTTAAAATAACTTCTTCTAATATTATAGAATGGAATTTTGATAAAAAATCTGCATTATTAGGAGAAGACAACTACATTGAATCCATAGAATCTATTGAAGTTGAACATGGAATCTGTCTGGAGTTTTTTACACCTGCAATTATCCGACTTACCGCAGAAAATCTTGTTATTGAAGAGCAGGAATTAATAAAAACAACTTTTAAACCCTGGGTTAGTGACAAAGAAATATTTTTGACAAGTGATCTTTATGAAATCCCTAAACCTGAATTTTGGAAGCAGAAATTAAATAAATATGGGCACCACATATCGTTTCGCTATTATGCAGGTGATGAAAGACTACCGAACCAAGTCCCTTACCCTGACTATCAAGGATACTTTATACAACTTACAGACAAAATTAAGCACACACAAGAAGGTATTTTTCTAAAGCATCTACAAATAGTTAATGGAAAATTAAATTTGAGTTTTGAAAATAAGGATGACGAATTGAAAAACGTTTGGAATAATTTAACATTGATTCTAGCGAATTTTCCAAATGCCAAAATACATTGCGGAAATTGTGAATTTACGGGAACACAGTGGAAGCAATATTTGTCTGACAAAGTTTTACCAACAATTGAATAA
- a CDS encoding UxaA family hydrolase: MQKKVLKVNPKDNVIVALLDLPAGESVHLDGADYTVVKDIKAKHKFAATDFEDGDHIIMYGVIVGKANQSIKKGEVITTENVKHQSAKVQGKTETLGWIPPNIDKWKNRTFMGYHREDGQVGTENVWLFFPLVFCENKNIETLKDIFEKELLHEKASKHQLLLRSLLNDGETSDIAVEDEEDTRVFKNIDVRFITHQGGCGGIRQDAEALGRLFAGYVNNPNVAGATVLSLGCQNLQVQIFMDALHTLAPNNKKPIVVYEQQKSGTIDEMLTGVIKDSYEGIKKANDIERKPAPITKLNIGLECGGSDGFSGISANPVLGEVSDIMAAVGGTTMLAEFPELCGVEQELVNRCINDEDGVKFLQLMKDFEKSVVAAGSGFDMNPSPGNIKDGLITDAMKSAGAAKKGGAAPIVEVLDFTEYATKPGLNLLCTPGNDAECTTALVGSGATVVLFTTGLGTPMGNPIAPVVKISSNTALAEKMPDIIDFNAGTVISGDKTIPEAADELLEYIITVASGEVKTKADLLNQNDFIPWRRGVSL, translated from the coding sequence ATGCAAAAGAAAGTACTGAAAGTAAATCCCAAAGACAACGTTATTGTGGCGCTGCTGGATTTGCCTGCCGGAGAATCGGTACATCTTGACGGAGCAGATTATACCGTAGTAAAAGATATTAAGGCTAAACATAAATTTGCGGCCACCGATTTTGAAGACGGAGATCACATCATCATGTACGGAGTTATCGTTGGAAAGGCAAATCAATCCATCAAAAAAGGAGAAGTTATTACGACGGAAAACGTAAAACACCAAAGTGCAAAAGTACAAGGTAAAACCGAAACTTTAGGCTGGATTCCGCCGAATATAGATAAATGGAAAAACCGCACCTTCATGGGCTATCACCGCGAAGACGGACAGGTGGGAACGGAAAATGTATGGCTGTTCTTTCCTTTGGTTTTTTGCGAGAATAAGAATATCGAAACACTAAAAGATATTTTTGAAAAAGAACTGCTGCATGAAAAAGCAAGTAAGCATCAGCTGTTATTAAGGTCTTTGTTAAATGACGGCGAAACTTCTGATATTGCGGTAGAGGACGAAGAAGATACGAGAGTATTTAAAAATATAGACGTACGGTTCATCACGCACCAGGGTGGTTGTGGCGGAATCCGTCAGGATGCCGAAGCATTGGGAAGATTATTTGCAGGATATGTTAACAATCCTAATGTTGCAGGAGCAACAGTCTTGAGTTTGGGATGTCAGAATCTCCAGGTGCAGATTTTTATGGATGCCCTTCACACATTGGCTCCAAATAATAAAAAACCGATTGTCGTGTACGAACAGCAAAAATCAGGAACCATCGACGAAATGCTGACCGGCGTGATTAAAGATTCTTACGAAGGAATAAAAAAAGCCAATGATATTGAAAGAAAACCGGCACCCATTACCAAACTGAATATCGGTTTGGAATGTGGCGGATCAGATGGTTTCTCAGGAATTTCCGCAAACCCTGTTTTGGGAGAAGTTTCCGATATTATGGCAGCTGTTGGCGGAACCACCATGCTTGCAGAATTCCCTGAACTGTGTGGAGTAGAGCAGGAGCTAGTGAACCGTTGTATCAACGATGAAGACGGTGTGAAGTTCCTTCAGCTGATGAAAGATTTTGAAAAATCCGTTGTCGCTGCAGGATCAGGTTTTGATATGAACCCGTCACCCGGAAATATCAAAGACGGATTGATTACCGATGCCATGAAATCGGCAGGTGCAGCCAAAAAAGGCGGTGCCGCACCCATCGTAGAAGTGTTGGATTTTACGGAATACGCCACAAAGCCAGGTCTTAATCTCCTTTGTACGCCCGGAAATGATGCCGAATGTACAACTGCGTTAGTAGGATCAGGAGCAACAGTGGTTCTTTTTACCACAGGTCTCGGAACACCGATGGGAAATCCGATTGCCCCGGTGGTAAAGATTTCTTCCAACACGGCGTTGGCAGAAAAAATGCCGGATATTATCGATTTTAATGCCGGAACTGTCATCAGCGGGGACAAAACAATCCCGGAGGCGGCAGACGAGCTGTTAGAATACATCATCACAGTAGCCAGCGGCGAGGTCAAAACCAAAGCCGATCTTTTAAATCAGAATGATTTCATTCCATGGAGACGAGGGGTCTCTTTGTAA
- a CDS encoding tagaturonate reductase: protein MENQIKQILNRQNSGLDTKLPIKIVQFGGGNFMRGFTDYIIDKLNKETEWKGGIVNLQATPNGSIQKMEEQDNVYTLFTRGIKKGEIHDEKQVISAIQKSVNPYSDYDEFLALAKEEELEFVFSNTTETGIAYDETETSYEGPHRNFPAKLTVLLHERFKHFNGAADKGLRIIPCELIEDNAFALREIILKYAQLWNLEDRFVQWINQYNYFHNTLVDRIVPGYPKNDAGSYEDQLDYEDQMMVVSECFLLFVIQEAGNLNERIPFNKINEQILVVDDIQPYRLRKVRILNGGHTLMLAPAILSGQETVKESIDNPFIGKFLSNAIFNEVNPTLGLDEAELKNFAEEVFDRFRNPFIKHYLASIALYFVSKFKVRVLPSLLAYVETKGKLPVNLTFSLASLIRFYQGSFGEKALPLNDEAGIIAKFKEIWTNEDYEKVAELALSEALFWDTDLTQVEGLNTAVAKALYEIDHHDMETAYNNFVEFNS from the coding sequence ATGGAAAATCAGATAAAACAAATATTAAACCGTCAGAATAGCGGATTAGATACAAAACTTCCCATTAAAATCGTTCAGTTCGGTGGTGGGAATTTCATGAGAGGATTCACGGATTATATCATTGATAAATTAAATAAGGAAACCGAATGGAAAGGTGGAATTGTCAATTTGCAGGCAACGCCCAACGGCTCCATTCAGAAAATGGAAGAGCAGGATAATGTATATACGCTTTTCACAAGAGGAATTAAAAAAGGAGAAATTCATGATGAAAAGCAAGTGATTTCTGCCATTCAAAAATCGGTTAATCCTTATTCAGACTATGATGAATTCTTAGCGCTGGCAAAAGAAGAAGAGCTGGAATTTGTATTTTCAAACACAACAGAAACAGGAATCGCTTACGACGAAACGGAAACCTCTTACGAAGGTCCGCACAGAAATTTTCCTGCAAAATTAACGGTTTTACTACACGAAAGATTTAAGCATTTCAACGGAGCGGCAGATAAAGGATTGAGAATTATCCCTTGCGAATTAATTGAAGACAATGCATTTGCTTTAAGAGAGATCATCCTGAAATATGCACAGCTTTGGAATTTGGAAGATCGTTTTGTGCAATGGATTAACCAATATAATTATTTTCATAATACGTTGGTTGACAGGATTGTTCCTGGCTACCCTAAGAATGATGCAGGATCTTATGAAGACCAGCTGGATTATGAAGACCAGATGATGGTCGTTTCTGAATGTTTCCTGCTTTTTGTAATTCAGGAAGCCGGAAATTTAAATGAAAGAATTCCATTCAACAAAATCAACGAGCAGATTTTGGTGGTTGATGATATTCAGCCGTACCGTTTAAGAAAAGTAAGAATCCTGAATGGTGGACATACTTTGATGCTGGCTCCTGCGATTTTATCGGGACAGGAAACGGTAAAAGAATCCATCGACAATCCGTTTATCGGGAAGTTTTTAAGCAATGCCATTTTTAATGAAGTTAACCCGACTTTAGGTTTGGATGAAGCAGAATTGAAAAATTTCGCGGAAGAAGTTTTTGACCGTTTCAGAAATCCGTTTATCAAACATTATCTGGCGAGTATTGCGCTGTATTTTGTTTCCAAATTTAAAGTAAGAGTATTGCCCAGCTTATTAGCTTACGTTGAAACCAAAGGAAAATTACCGGTCAATCTTACCTTTTCTTTAGCTAGCTTAATACGGTTCTACCAGGGAAGTTTTGGTGAAAAGGCCCTTCCCCTGAATGATGAAGCCGGAATTATCGCTAAATTCAAAGAAATCTGGACAAATGAAGATTACGAAAAAGTAGCTGAACTGGCACTTTCCGAAGCGTTGTTTTGGGACACAGACCTTACTCAGGTTGAAGGATTGAACACAGCGGTTGCCAAAGCATTATACGAAATCGATCACCATGATATGGAAACGGCGTATAACAATTTTGTAGAATTTAATTCTTAA
- a CDS encoding MFS transporter, whose amino-acid sequence MSSVKLLKPTNFRWTICVLLFIATTINYLDRQVLSLTWKDFIAPEFHWNNNDYGNITALFSIFYAVGMLFAGKFVDWMDTKKGFLWAIGIWSVGAVLHAFCGVATSGILTGNWTAGFHGSKELIATVSNTSAIISTSVSLFIFARFVLAIGEAGNFPAAIKTTAEYFPKKDRALSTSIWNAGATVGALAAPITIPFIAKSMGWEWAFIIIGALGFVWMGLWVFHYKKPHEHHKVNEHELTYINQDHQEISVEENQLAEERKFTFKECFSYRQTWAFAFGKFMTDGVWWFFLFWTPAYLSSVYQMDSTQSAFPLFILYMITLFSIIGGWLPKYFVEKKGMNAYNGRMKAMLIFAFFPLLALLAQPLGSITYWIPVLIIGVAGAAHQAWSANIFSTVGDMFPKKAIATITGIGGMAGGIGSFLINKSSGVLFDHAHKAWTTVDGVPLLDKYPQYINERLPDGFFEQLEKSGAVVVDGIDKGYMIIFSVCAVAYLIAWAVMKTLVPKYKVISNKN is encoded by the coding sequence ATGAGTTCAGTTAAATTACTTAAACCAACGAATTTCAGGTGGACAATTTGTGTCCTGCTGTTTATTGCCACAACAATCAACTATCTGGATCGTCAGGTTTTATCTTTAACGTGGAAAGATTTTATTGCTCCGGAATTTCACTGGAATAATAATGATTATGGAAATATAACCGCCTTATTTTCCATTTTTTACGCAGTGGGAATGTTATTCGCAGGTAAATTTGTTGATTGGATGGATACGAAAAAAGGATTCCTCTGGGCAATTGGTATTTGGTCTGTAGGAGCCGTATTACATGCATTCTGTGGTGTTGCCACATCAGGAATCCTCACAGGAAACTGGACGGCAGGTTTTCATGGATCAAAAGAACTGATCGCAACGGTTTCCAATACATCTGCGATTATCAGTACCAGCGTTTCGCTGTTTATCTTTGCCCGTTTTGTCTTGGCTATCGGTGAAGCTGGTAATTTCCCGGCAGCTATTAAAACTACGGCAGAATATTTTCCCAAAAAAGACAGAGCTTTATCCACAAGTATCTGGAATGCAGGTGCAACGGTGGGTGCCTTGGCTGCGCCAATTACTATTCCGTTTATTGCAAAATCAATGGGATGGGAATGGGCATTCATCATTATTGGTGCGTTAGGATTTGTATGGATGGGGCTTTGGGTGTTTCATTATAAAAAACCTCACGAGCATCATAAAGTAAACGAACATGAGCTTACCTATATCAATCAGGATCATCAGGAAATAAGTGTTGAAGAAAATCAGCTTGCAGAAGAAAGAAAATTCACCTTCAAAGAATGCTTCAGCTACAGACAGACCTGGGCATTTGCTTTCGGAAAATTCATGACAGATGGAGTTTGGTGGTTCTTTTTATTCTGGACTCCTGCCTATTTAAGTTCGGTATACCAAATGGATTCCACGCAAAGTGCATTCCCTTTATTTATACTGTACATGATTACGTTATTCTCTATTATAGGAGGATGGCTTCCCAAGTATTTTGTAGAAAAAAAAGGGATGAATGCCTACAATGGAAGAATGAAAGCTATGCTGATCTTTGCATTTTTCCCATTGCTGGCTTTACTGGCTCAGCCATTAGGTTCTATAACGTATTGGATTCCGGTTTTAATTATCGGCGTAGCAGGCGCAGCACATCAGGCGTGGTCGGCCAATATATTTTCTACTGTTGGAGATATGTTCCCGAAAAAAGCCATCGCAACCATCACCGGCATTGGCGGAATGGCAGGCGGAATCGGTTCATTTTTAATCAATAAATCTTCAGGAGTTTTGTTTGATCACGCGCATAAAGCATGGACAACCGTTGACGGAGTTCCTTTATTAGATAAATACCCGCAGTATATCAACGAAAGGCTGCCGGACGGCTTCTTCGAGCAACTGGAAAAATCAGGAGCAGTTGTAGTCGACGGAATTGATAAAGGCTACATGATCATTTTCTCAGTCTGTGCGGTTGCTTACTTAATCGCCTGGGCAGTAATGAAAACACTAGTCCCAAAATATAAAGTGATTAGTAATAAAAACTAA